TGTCTCAGGGCAATCAAGTAAAGGATAATGTGTTATTCGATAATTTGATCCAGCTCAGTATATCCGATTTCAGCAATCCCGCAGGCCCCGGTGCAACAGCACCGTATTATGTGCCTAATTTCAATACGGTCTATACGGGAAATCAGATGTACAGCATTCGCCCGGAACAGCTTTGCATGCACCAATACAATGTGTATGATCCAGGCCCAGTGGATTTCGGTACGTTCACGAACAATAAATACTTCAATGCATACGAGGAGCTTAGCATTGAGATCTTCAATACGAATAGTGGCTGGCGTAAGACCTATACAATGGAACAATGGCAGCTGGAGCATTCTGAAGATGTGGGTAGTGCGAGGAGTCCATTACGCTCTTCCAAATATGCGACCATCAGTGAGTTGAGTGGTGATCTGATCGTAAACGGTGCGATCGATGCATCCATTTCAGGTTGGTCCGCTTTCCCGTCGAACGGTCAGTTAACACGGGATGATTCGTACTTGGATGGCGGATCGCTCAAAACGTATTTGCCGGACAATAGTCTGTATTATGACATGTTCACTCAGAATACGAATCTGTTCAGCGTGCAGAACGGCCAATGGTACCGCATGCGATTCAGCATTCAGTCGGATATTCATGGCGTAGTTCGTTCCGGGATAAAGGGTGAATCAGAATGGGGCTTGCCGCACGGAATTGAAGAGAAGCCAATTCCATTTTCTCCAGAACGGAGGGATGTGGAAATGTATTTCCAATCAGATCTTACGGACCAGGCGCATATGCTGTTCATCAGCAACTATTTGGAGCCACGTTATTGGGTTGATAATGCTCAATTGCACAAGGTTACCGTTGCTGAATTGGATCCAACACTGGACCACGTACTCTTACTGAACGATCAAGCAACGTCGCAGACGTTAGCATATCCTTCAGGCTGTTGGAGTGACTTGAATGGCAATGTCGTTACGGGTTCAGTTCAGCTTGCTCCTTATTCCTCGAAGATCGTATACCGGATCCCTGGAACAGGATGCAACCAAAGTCCATCAAATTCGGTATCCGCGAAGGTGTTGCTTTCCGGTCCTTTGGACACGAATACCGGTTTAATGCGAACCAACCTGCGCATGCAAGGGTTGTTGCCAATGACCGAACCGTATTCCGCAATGGGAGTTGCACTTGAAAATGCAGGAACTGGCATTGAAACGTCTGTTCTTGTAGGCACCGGAACGCAGATGTTAGTGGATTGGGTGTTGATGGAACTCTGGAATGCGGATGGTACGATCTCCGCTCAACGTGCCGCATTGGTACGCGCAGATGGTGTAGTGATGGCCGCAGAAGGTGGCTCCGTTGTTCAATTCAACACAACAACCCAAGGTAAGCGTTTGGCGATCCGTCACCGGAATCATTTAGCGGCAATGGCAAATTCAGTGCTTTCATCGAATCTGGATATGATCAACATGACCTCGGCCAGCACGCCCATGTTCGGTCAAGATCCGCTGAATGAGGAAAATGGCTATCGGGCACTTTGGAGTGGTGACGTGAATTTTGATGGTGTTGTCCGGTATACAGGTACGGACAATGACCGGGATCTGATCCTGATGACCATTGGTTCGATCGTACCTTCGAATACCATTACGGGTTATTTGCCCGATGATGTGAATCTGGACGGCGTCATTATGTACACCGGCACCAATAATGATCGTGATATTATTCTCCAGAATATTGGTGGCGTATCGCCTACGGTTGTGCGCCTGGAGCAACTTCCGTAAAATTTTATTGAGCAAAGGGGCTGCGACCATCCTTAGGGTGGTCGCAGTTCCTTTTGTGATCAACTGAAACGGTATTCTGCTCTTGCCTCCGCCATAACGTATACAAAAACCAATTGCCTAGATCCGCTCCAACGTTGCCGGCGGCATCCAGCCTACCGTCCCGTTCGGTAACGAAACTTCGAACCAACTGTTCGTCTCCTGAAGAATATCGACCTTGGTTCCTTTATGCAGTACGAAAAGTACCGTTGATCCTTCTCTAGGTTCGCTGCGGACATCGACTTTTGGAGTTAGAATTATTGCCTGGGAATTATCGTCGATCTCGAGATAACGATAAGATGCGAATGAGATAACTATGATGCTCGTGATCACTGCCACTGTACTAAGGGCAAATAGGAGCCTACGTAGCATCCGTTGTTTGAAGTAAAGTGCGCATGCCAGGCATACGAATATGGCAAGCACGGACCACAACGCATAACGTGCCCATTGATCCGGATCACCGCCAGCGCGGAATCGGCTCCATGCGGAACCAAGCGAAAACGCTTCGGGTGCATTTACGCGGTCAACGATCTGTTCACGTGCCAACCTCAAATTGGAGAGCACATCTTCATCCCCAGGTGCTAACCGTAGTGCTCTTTCAAAGAACAATATGGCACGTGGAACATCTCCCAACTTGAAGTGGCAGTTACCAATGTTGTAAAGCAGTGTTGTTCCTGAATATTCAACATTCAGAGAGTCATAAATGGCAAGTGCTTCAGTGTAGTTTCCTTCGGCATAATTTTCCTCGGCAAGCTTCATCAACGTGTTCGCATGATCCTGACCTATGCCGTTTGCATTGGAAAATGGAATAAGACAAGCAATTGCCAACAGGGATACGAAATGGAATAGGCGCATCATTTCTTTTGATCTTGTTCGATCTTTCCGATCAATATAACAGCATCGCCGAACAACTCCTTGCGTGATCGATCCTCAACAGGCGCGAACCGTGCCATATCGCACGCAGTGATCAGTCG
This genomic window from Flavobacteriales bacterium contains:
- a CDS encoding tetratricopeptide repeat protein gives rise to the protein MMRLFHFVSLLAIACLIPFSNANGIGQDHANTLMKLAEENYAEGNYTEALAIYDSLNVEYSGTTLLYNIGNCHFKLGDVPRAILFFERALRLAPGDEDVLSNLRLAREQIVDRVNAPEAFSLGSAWSRFRAGGDPDQWARYALWSVLAIFVCLACALYFKQRMLRRLLFALSTVAVITSIIVISFASYRYLEIDDNSQAIILTPKVDVRSEPREGSTVLFVLHKGTKVDILQETNSWFEVSLPNGTVGWMPPATLERI
- a CDS encoding right-handed parallel beta-helix repeat-containing protein — protein: MTRNFQIFLALLLPLHLGATNYYVSATGNDVNAGTSEATAWKTIARVQQQMVNLAPGDQVLFQRGGTFPGELDIYQNGTEGSPIVFGAYGTGEAPIISGGLPVVNWTPYQGNIWRAPAPGPVKYLLVNNEPMTLARYPNTGWLRNVNGSTTQINTGGALTQSSGYWNGAQVVVRSTNWCYETGTVTGYNNGTLTFSAITSSLNNNDWGFFLTNKLSELDSPGEWYYDATSGQVFFWALNNENPNALNVIGSVYTQGIIPGWQKHHFLIENLCFQGQTAAGVSTETSNNVTVRNCTFRHLYKAISSSGHSNSYINNTIYDVYATAVNIYDDNTLIEGNTLTDCGNRPGLGENIWGQIGINITGMDNVVRSNRLESIGYIGIAARNNTLIEKNVVSNAMSSFNDGGGIAFDNADGMIIQDNVVTDLVGNVESAAPNYISYHKICHGLYFGNTTIKNTIVRRNTVAHCNGAGIHVDHTMVSQGNQVKDNVLFDNLIQLSISDFSNPAGPGATAPYYVPNFNTVYTGNQMYSIRPEQLCMHQYNVYDPGPVDFGTFTNNKYFNAYEELSIEIFNTNSGWRKTYTMEQWQLEHSEDVGSARSPLRSSKYATISELSGDLIVNGAIDASISGWSAFPSNGQLTRDDSYLDGGSLKTYLPDNSLYYDMFTQNTNLFSVQNGQWYRMRFSIQSDIHGVVRSGIKGESEWGLPHGIEEKPIPFSPERRDVEMYFQSDLTDQAHMLFISNYLEPRYWVDNAQLHKVTVAELDPTLDHVLLLNDQATSQTLAYPSGCWSDLNGNVVTGSVQLAPYSSKIVYRIPGTGCNQSPSNSVSAKVLLSGPLDTNTGLMRTNLRMQGLLPMTEPYSAMGVALENAGTGIETSVLVGTGTQMLVDWVLMELWNADGTISAQRAALVRADGVVMAAEGGSVVQFNTTTQGKRLAIRHRNHLAAMANSVLSSNLDMINMTSASTPMFGQDPLNEENGYRALWSGDVNFDGVVRYTGTDNDRDLILMTIGSIVPSNTITGYLPDDVNLDGVIMYTGTNNDRDIILQNIGGVSPTVVRLEQLP